GCTATCGATCGATTGATTCAACTGAGGGTGCTTTCTGAAACTGTTGACAGGTTAGCATGTATTTGGAGTTGGAGTCTAGGATGTGATTTTTTAGAGTATTTTTAGAGGTGAACTTTGACCTTTTCATTTGGGAATAAGCAAGCCTTTGAACCTTAAGTTGCtctataatttttttcattattgTTTTGTTTAGTTTGTTAACTTAATTTTGCATTATTAATCTGGCACTCTTTTTATTACATATCCTGCAAAACATTTACACCTATTTAGGCTTGGATATATCTGGGGAAGATTGACACTGATTGGTTAACAAACTTATTTAACAAGATCTGGAAGACTAATAGGATACCACAAGATTGCAGGAAAAGCACATTGGTACCGATTTGTAAGAACAAAAGGGATGCTCAAACTATCGAGGGATTGAGCTCATGATTCAGACCATCAAATAGTGGGTGAGAGTGATAGAGCATGGATGGAGGAAATGTACAAGTACCATTTTGAGTTTACGTGTGCGAGGTCTATTATGGAACCTATACATCTGATAAGGAAAATGCTGGAATATTATAGGGTGATGAAGACAGATGAATGCATGATTTTCAATAACTTGAAGAACTCTTATGCCAAGGTGCTGAGAGGCTTATGCTGGTGGATAATGGCTAAGAAGGGTATTCCTCGTAAACATTTTGATCTGGTTAGTATGTAAAAACAAATGTAAGGCTTGTGGTGGAGACGTGGAACAACAACGGATTTTTTTGTTACGATTGACTACACCTAGGATCTATATTGAGTTGTTTCCTCTTTGCGACAATATTGGATGGATTAATAAGGTCTCTATCCAGTATGAGATACCATAGTGTATGTTGTTTGCTGATGATATTGTACTGTTGGGCAAGATTAGAGTTGGGGCTAATACTAAATTGGAGCAATGGAGGCAACAACTCGAATCTCAAGATTTTAGACAAGTCAGCAAAACAGAGTACATCAAATGCCGTTTTAGCACTAGTAGCACTGGATGGTAAAAAGTTGCCTAAGAGTGAGTGTGTTGAGTCCATTGGGTCTATTCTCCAGAGGAATAGAGGAATTGACCAGGAGGTGACTCATAAGATTAAGTTGGGTGGCCCAAATGGAGAGCAACATTGGGGATATTGTGTGACTATAGTGTACCTTTGAAGGTAAAGGGAAAATTCTGCCTGACATTTTTATATGGGTTAGAATGTTAGGCATTTAGGAAACATCATATTAGGAAATAGGAGTAGCAGGTAGGTGTGGGGGAAGACCTTAAAGATAATATTAGAAATGTAGACCAATGTATTAAAAAGCTCAAGGCGCACTAAGTTGATAGGTGTCTTGCTGTGCGGCCTGCGCCTCATTTAAGTGAGGTGCACTGTATAAATCTATTTTAAATTTACTTGTGCACCTTATATGGGCCTCGGGTGTGCCTCTTTGAATGCACCTCGCCCtagagcaaaaaaaaacttgacCCAATGATCTAGCGCCTTGGCGCGCCTTTTCATATGCTGATGTAGATATTAGGAGGAAAGTTGGAGTTGCGGATATTGAGGATAAAATAAGGGAAAGCCAATAGTGGTGGTTTGGGCATGTGAGTCAGAGATTAGAAGATGTGCGGGTAAGGAAAGTAAAAGGTTGGTATCAAAGGGATGTTAGAACAAGCTGATGGATACCAGAGATGACTTGGATGGAAGGAGTTAGGAATGATAAGCAGAAGTTGGGTTTACAGGAGCATATAACACTTGATAAAAGGGAATGGAGGCCTAGGATCATGGTTGACCGTTCATGTTGCTGATCACATCATTGGGATTAAGGTTTTGATATTGTTGTTCACCAATAGTCTTCTGTACATATTTGTAGTTATGAATATTAGGCTATTGATGTTAGCTATCTATGTTTTCTTTGCAGGAAAAAGGAGACCAGCTATGAAATGAATAAAAAGTTTCAGATTAACCTTCAGAAGCAGCTAATACATGGGTAATTTCAGTCCTGTATCAGAAATTCTTCTGATCCTGTTTTTGGTTGTCTTCTATGAATTGCAATCTGTTTCTGTGTTGATTGAGTACTAGGATAGAAAGAGAAGGTGGTCATAATGCCGTAAATTTTGATAGCATTGTTGGcggtttcatttttatttttctaatttatAAAACGTAATTATTATAAGTTTGTATGGCTTTTCATGAGGTTTTGTTATCTTCGGAGTTATTGTGGGACAAGGTCACATATTAATTATCTTTATAGGCTAAGGCATGTCGGGCTTTCAAGAGTTACTCAGTTGGGGAAATACAAAGGAATTGGGGAAATCTGTAATTTTGTTTTCCAGATTAGAGGACAGCTTATCCTCATTGTTTGTTCTCCTCCTTTCCAACTGTTGATAATCTCTTTTcttatcaaaataaataaatataagtgTGTGGCTAGTCACCGTTTAAAAGCAATGGGCTTCATGGAACTTCAAGGCTTAATGTATTAGCTTTTCATCCatatgaaattatgaataaccCCGTGTCGTTTATTTCTTAGTGCAGATTTCTTGAGCTTTATAACTTGAATGGGCTGATCTGGATCTTTACTATTCAAACTTTCCCGTCTTGTTATAATTAAAAGCATTAAAATATGGTAATCTGATTTTCTCGTTGAATCACTGAGTGAAGACATGATTTTCTATCCAATATGTGTTTGCTATGGCCTTTATGTGATTTTAGAAAAAACTCTAATTTGTTCCATGTAAATCTCCACTTCACCCGAAATTTCAAGTAAAGTTCTAATCGATCTGTGTGTATAATCTTTTAAATTCACTGTGCAGTGGAATATTACCAAGGGAACCAATGGCTTCAAGTTCTGTGATTCTTCCAAGCTCGGAGGAACTAGAAATCTATGCTCTTGAACAGTGGGAGGTGTGTAGTTTGTACCTCATATTCCTGCTAAAGAGCATCTTATTACTTTTCTTGTTCTTGGAGATCTCGTGGCTCTTGTTATCCTGGCGATCTCACTTGTAGGCTATGTTATGATTTTATCTAGGTGTGCCCTTGGTCATAATTTTAGATGTTCATGTTATGTGTATCTTTAATTTGCGCTAACATCTAATTTTGGGTTTCAGCATTTCCTGCTGCATCTTATCAGCTCAAACCAATCGGAAAAGCTAACAAACTTCAGTTCTTCAATGATGAAGGTTTTCCAACGTGGCCTCTTGAGTCAAAGGTTCTTTTACCTCATTATTCTAATTATGGCCTTGTTTGGTAAatggctttttttttttggctttttcatttGGTCAAACAACCAAAAGTTTATGTTTAGTGAATGGCTTTTTCAACCAGCTAAAAAGCTGGATTTCTACCAAAATTAAAAAGATGCTTAGAGTAGCTTTTTAATTTGGGTACAAAAGTTGTTAATAACATCCAACAGCCATTTAACCAAGCATGTTTTTAAACAAATAAAaggtaaaacaaccaacaaaaaaGCCAATACAGATAGTCGGTCAAACAAGCCAGGTGACTCAGCTGACAACCAATAGCCAAGCGAGGTCTATGAGGAGTTATGTATTGAAAAAAATCTTTTATTGATACGGAAGCTGTTTTTGTTTTATATCTgacaataaaaagaaaaaataccaCTCAGAGCTTTGTTTGTACGCCCACTATCAAGGTTGAAGGTAATACTCTGTCTTACATGTTATTTCATTATGCATCTACATTTTGTATTATCAGAGATAAAGAAGCTTCAAGGTTGACTGAGTATGGCTTCCAGTTCCTGGTATGTCCATGGAAATATGTTTTTTTCCCTGATATTTTATGTAAGATGTTGCACCAATATCATAGTCTGTGATTGTGACAGCTGATGGAAACAAATGCACAACTTTGGTATATCATCAGGGAATATATTGCCAACGCTGAGGTAAGGACCACATTGCCTGTCGTGCTCGCTGTTTCAATAGACTGCTGCACATTCTTTCCTTGGACAGTCATAAATTCATGATCATACAATATGTTAAGCTAGGCTTGGTTTCATATCTTGTATCAAATAGGAAAGCAAAGTTAGATTGGTTTATGGAAGAGTGAAGCTAGTTTTCTACGGCTCATCAATAGGCATATGCAACTATATAGCTTGTATTTCATTAGACTCTATGGAGGGGCTTTGATATGAACATTTGAGGTTGATGATCACTTGTTATAACCACAGTAAAAGACATGATTCTACCGCACTAATGTGGATCAGTGTGTATGGATTTTACACAAAACATACTCAGCTTCTACTATTATTATGCATCTCTAATGGAGTCAAAGTTTCATTATTATATGGTCTTTGGATTACAATTTACTATATTATAGGGCTCATTAAAATGTCTCTGCTCCTCTACTGTGTTGTGAAGTAACGTATTTGACGATCATTGCATATTTAATCAAGGCCTCAAGAGTTAATTGCAAACAACCTCTTTTTGGTCACTAACAGGTGTAAGGCTTCATAGATCTAATCCCCTTTATCCTGTCCTAGGCAGGAGCCTGATTATAGGGATTAGGGTAATGTTGATGTGCATGCagctttttattgtttggtGTTCTGCACATACTCAGTCCCTGAGAATttatatttatttgttttttcatcaaaacataTCCCTTATCTTACTGTTCCTTTCTGAAAGTTGAACTGGCGATCTAGCTACAGATATACAGTACATACGGtgggggtgggaggtgggggCTGTTGGGAGAGAAGGCTTTACCATCAAGCCGACCACTGGACAAGGATCTTATTTCATTGTTTGGTATCAAATAATTTGCCGTGTATTGGGTGGCAACCTTAATTATCATTCCATTTGCTGAATTTTCTGTAGGAACGTGGCGTAGATCCAGCAAATATAATTTCTTTTCTGCTGGAGCTTAGTTTTCACGAGACAGGACAGGTATGCAAACTGTTCATGTTGAATATCCTTACCAGTTTTTTGAAAGCATTGATGTCTGTatagagtttgtgtcctaggACTTGCTCCAGAGTACTTATCCTTGGTTTTTAGTTTATGTCTAATAGATTTGTGAAGTTTTCTGCATTCTTACTCTACTCTAGATTTCTAGACTCTGTTATATGTTTTAAGATAAAGCTGGTAAAATCGGTGTTTATCTCACTCTGGGCTGATAATTGGCAGGCATACAACATCAACACATTGAATGAAGTTCAGCTTAATACAATCAAGGACCTTAGTGATTTGGGATTAGTCAAACTTCAGCAGGTTTTTCTGTTTATCTGTACTTGCAATGCATAATTTAGGTATTACATGCTCCAGATATTTGATATACATGTGATTTTGCAGGGAAGGAAGGAGAGTTGGTTCCTTCCGACAAAGTTGGCTACCACCCTTTCAGTCAGCCTATCAGATACAGCAACTAGGAAACAGGTATTTTGCTGAACCTTAACCGTAGGGTTCCCCCTTACCTCTCTTTGGACATATATGCTTAATATGTTTCGTTTTATGATATTGGATGATTTGTACCTCCATGTTGTCCTGTCCCAAGTTCCCAGCCCCTAAACTTTTTGTTCCACTGCAATCTGATGGCCATTAGTCTTactttttctttgttgtttttattcTACCCATCCATCTCAGATTCtcaaattatttttttctacaTTTTGTTATTTCCCTAGGTACTGATCTATGTTCTTAAAGGGCAATAAATTTCACCTTTGGCCTATTATTAAGCATTAACGACTTTTCTTTTATCAGGGTTATGTGGTAGTGGAGACAAACTTCAAGATGTATGCTTATTCTACGTCCAAACTACACTGTGAAATTATGCGTCTTTTTGCAAGGTATTTGCGGTTTATTCCTGTGTAAACGATTCTGTTGTTTGTCCCATCAGGCTGCTGCTGGTGAAACAAGCTTGTTTCCAATTGTTTCAGTATTCACATATTGTGGTTTATGATCTAATTTGTTTTCTTTCTGTTGATGATTCACGTTCTTGTGCTTGCCCTCTGATATTTAACATTTTTATCCACATTAACCTTAGCTATTTCTTGTTATTTTGCCATTCATTCTGGAGATTGCTTAGTTAAGCTCAGGATTTTTTCTCTCGTCTAATCAAACATAGTTCTTCTTTTTTGCAGGATAGAATACGAACTTCCTAATCTCATCGTGGGGGCAATTAATAAAGAAAGCTTGTATAATGCCTTTGATAATGGCATTACTTCAGACCAGGCAAGATTTTTTTTCTGGATAATCTAAGAACCCTGACGAATGAAACCCCAGTGCTTTTCTTTACTTTGAGGTGGGACTTTAAAACTTGCAAGTTAAACATTTTGTTTCTTTCTAAAAATTTGGCTTTTTTTGAGAGAATCTTACATTTGGCATGGTTACAGCCTGAGTTGTGAGCTTGAAACTTTCGCCCCACAGCAAGCAATTGCAGGATAATTTCTCTTTTGACCCCTTTATAAACCTTGTGAGCCTTCGGGAGCTGGGAGAGTTATTTGCGTATAGGATTTTCCTTAGAGATTATACAAAAGCACTGCATAAGATCAAATGCATTGGTCATGGACTCATTGTAATCTCCTACATACGCCTATACACGCTTTCAGGATCATGAATAGAGAATGGTTCATTTACTTGGATATTGCAATGTCCAAGAATGCTCATGTGTGAAACTGAATGCCAGTTTTGTAAATTCCACATGATTCCACAGATTATAATGTAGAAGGTTGTTCAGTCATTGATATACAAGTTATGATGTAAAAGGTTGTTCAGTCATTGATATGCACTAAACTATTCATCTGCTTCTTTGCATTAAAATTCATCCACAAAATCTTTATCCTTTGCTGCATTGGCTCTTTACCAGGACCACGTGCTGTAGATATTGTAGATATGGTTCTGGTATAGATTAAATTGTAGTGTAAGATCTCTACAAAGTTTTTTGGGTGAATATGGTTTGAGAATATTTCCAGGATTCTCTCTGATAAATCCTTTTCTGTTTGCCATTTGGCTTTCGGACCATTTGGATCATGCGTCTCTTTGGAATCGGGTTGGAGGTGCTTAAAGAGACGTTGGGGTTCTCTTAGCAAGATCGAATAAAATCGAGTGGCCCCGTTTGAATAACAAATAAATTGTGTGTTTGTACATTTACTCTGATCCTGTTTTTCTTATcttctttttttgttcttttctgtTCTAGGAGAATTAAAAGAATCAGGTTGTGGTGCTTGGTGctttttgtttcattttaaATACTTATGTCCCATAGAAATGGCAAACACTTCCATATTTGGTATCCGAAGACATAACTGATGCTGTATATTAAAATTGAGGGTGCATATCAATGACTGAACAACCTTTTACATCATAATCTGTGATTAGAGAAGTCCCCTTATTTCTCTTAATTACAAAGTTTTACCAACGTTTTTGGATGGAGGTGATCTCGCATCTGAATCACTTTGTACGAGGGAGAATAAATCAATGAGAGAACTAGAAACAGAAGTTTGTTAAGATATCACTTACACCCTCGCAGTATATAAGTGGAATGGACGAAAATTTATTTCTTTAGATTTTTGATTTGGATGTGCCCTAATGAAATTCATTTGTATTTTCCAGATAGTTTCATTTCTTCAACAAAATGCACATCCTCGTGTAGCTGAGAAAGTACCAACTGTTCCAGAAAATGTCACTGATCAGGTTTCTTTAGTTTCTGTCTTTTTTCTTGACATTGACATGTTATTGCTATGTTTCTGGATGCTTTACACCATTAGTTTTCAACTTTATTTGCCATCGCTTTTGTGAATGATTCATAGTGTGAGGTGCTTCGGTCTCACAGCCTGTTTCGTATGAGATAATAAATTAAGAAGGGGATGATaatgtttattttgtttgatttggcAAGGAAGTTCCAACTTAGACATCTGATGTAATGTATTTCCACTAGCCGACGTGCTTTTACTTCATTATATTCTCATTACTACTAGTTAATAGATTTACTGCCACCTAATTGTTTGCCAAAATTACTATTCCCTTGATTTTATTATCTCATATCGACCGAGCCACCAATTTGAGATAGATGCTAAAGATTGGACTGACGATATCTGAAGTTGAAACCTGTACTGTTTGACAGATTAGGCTTTGGGAATCAGATTTAAACAGAGTTGAAATGGCACCTGCTCAATTTTATGACGAATTTCCGTCTAAGGTGAAGACTACGGCCCCAGTTAGACGATCTAGCAAGCTCTTTgcatttgtttgtttattaatttgtgTTCCTCTATTTTGTGTAGGATCTATTTGAGGCTGTTTGCGACTTTGCACGGGAATATGGAGCTCTGTTGTGGGATGATTCGAAAAAGATGCAGCTTGTAGTAAAAGGCGAGCTGCATAATGAAATGCGTGAATTTCTCCGCCGCCAGAAACAATAGTCACATTACATACATGAGAACATGGGAAGTGATGAATTGCACTGATGCAGCCTATTATTGTGGATTCAATCGATGATATGATTTGATGCAGTGCCAAGAGATTGTGTCTTAATCTATTGAACTAGTCCATTGTTGTCATTCGGCCAATATCATCCCACTCCCCTGAAAATTTTAAGAGAAACAAATCAGTTCCAAGATCGAGAACGAGTTGTATCTTGTGCCAATTAGATTTAGTTGCAAAACTTGGTAGTTTGTAGATATGTGATTTAGCTAAAAGATGGTTATATTTAAAGGTGATACGAGTGGAACCGAGCTTCCCCCCATTCTGATCTTTCACTTGGGCACAAACTATGAAACAATACCTCAACTATTATCAAGTGTTTTTGTCATATCATATTCCCGAGGAAACAGTAACATCCCCGCTAGAGATGGCCAATGTGGCGGGTTGGGTGGGTTGTGGGTGGGTTTGGTGGGTCGTAGGTCGGGGGGATTGACACACAACCTGCTTCAGTTAAACTTGGGTGGGATGAGTCGTGGGTTGTGTCGAAAAAAATAGACACAGTACTTGATGGGTCGTGGGTCGAGGTGGGTTGTGTGGGTCGGGTGGGTCTGATGGGTTTTGTGGGTTACGACAGATGTGATTACGATGGGTCAGGTGGGTTTACATGAGTTGTAGGAACTAATTTAGGTCAGGTGAGTTTGAACGATTAATAAAGCGTTAAGCTGTTaataaacttaatttaattaaattttatgttATTTACTTACTCACAAAAATGTGATTAATGTATGtttatacaataaatagtttCGCGGGTTGGGTTGGATGGGTCGGGTGTACCGTATCGGGGTGGGATGGGTTAAAATGGGCTGTGTTTGAAAAACTTCAACCCACAACAAATCAAAAATATCAAGAAGATATTAACTGAACAATTTCTAAGAAATTTCCCTCTTTTAACATGTtcgaaaaatccaaaaaaaaaaaggaaatttctAAGAAAATGAGAAACTTTAACTTATACAACAATTTTGGTGATTATTATCCATAAAACAGAAAACTACAACAATAACACTCCGTATATAAcatctaataataataatatatataggATACCACCAAAAAACCTTTAGCTAGCTCATTGATTAAAATGTCAACCGTAAAGTACCCTAGACTACTTACCATGGACAAAGCTGCCGAGAACTGCATCAAAACAACACTTAAGCTCGCAAATTCGATCATGGCGATAGCCGGTATCGCGATTCTTATGTATTCTGTGTGGATGATAGTTGTATGCCTACGCGAATATTATAAATATCCTTTCTCATGGTATATTTCTTTTCTTAAATTCATTTCACAATAAgcatttcatgttttttttttaaaatttaattattggtGCATTAtagtttttcataaaaaaaacttCTATGTATTATGTTGTCATAAATTCCTCCTAGATTTTTCTTCACATCATGTTGTATATATCTAACTTTCTTGATCAAATGTATAAAAATAAGGAGAAATATTCAACGATCTTGTCTGAATTTTTTAAGGTCCAGTCTAATTTAGTCTTGTTTCACTTTATACATTAGGGTTTAGTCATGTCTaatttaatttgattatttCTATTCTGATACTTTTACGGGTCATAACTTTCTCCCGTTTCTTGATAGATGTATCATTTGACTTTTCAcactatttattaatttgttaaatttgacCACATATAGAAATGACAAATTTTGCATTTTTAATTGTTGTTGGTATATATATATGATCTCAATATATATAACTTTCATAAATtcttttaatatataattaatatatagatggtcaaagttagtatataaatagtGTAGAAAGTCAACATGATGCGCGCATCTGTAAAGTGACAAAAGTATGTTTTATGAGAAAGTTTGAACATTTggccttattatttttatttttatttctataCTAGCCAGTTCGCCATACTTTAGTCTGGTTTGATCTGATTTGCTTTTTTTTAACTACATACTTATTATTTTGGCGAACTTGCAGGTTTTTATGGGGTTCTATTGGAACTGGAATCATATTTTGTTTCTTAGCATGCATTGGGCATATTGCAGCTTCTACTAAGAACAACCATTTGCTTTCTTCGGTAACCTTCTTATAAAAAATTACAATTCATAAACATATTCTTTAATCTTTTCTTcaccaattaattaattaataatttattaaaatcTTAATTACTGCAGTATATTGTGTTTATGTTCCTGGTTATTTTGGTGGAGTGTTTGATCACAGCAGATATATGCCTAAATGACGACTGGGATAAGGTTTGTAAGTAGGCCTTATACGAGATTTTACCTTTTCCAATAGTGCGCGTTTCACTAATACTTATTGTTTTGATGAAACAGGACTTCCCTAAGGATCACACAAAAAGGTTTAACCACTTCATGCATTTTGTGGATAACAACATCGACAACTTCAGATGTTTATGTGTGCTGATAGCATTCTCCCAGGTAATATTTCGACATTTTTTATTCTATGTTACTACACCTTGTTTCGAGTCAATGATTTTCATTAGGGGCCGCTTTTGTCAACTCACGATCAATTGACTTATGAAGTACTTGTACTATTTTTATTGAAAATGAATACAATTATATACGTTATGTTCggcttattttgacttattctAGAAAAAATAAtctcagataagataagttagATAACCTTTTTCTTATAGGAAAAGTTAAGATAACTTAAGCAGTGGCAGATCTAGAAAAAAACGTTTAGTgtgcaaaatcaaaattatagATTTTAGTGGgttcaactaattaattttataacaaaatttgaagaaaatcgTAAGAAGTATAAAgaaaatttctgaaatttcaCAATGCAAGTGGGGTCAATTGACCCCATTTATTTGTACATTGGTTCCACCCATGAACTTAACATAAGATAATTTCAGGAGGGAAAAAAAATTCCAATACATTTtatacaaaataagttttttcagataaaacaagataagttcagataagataagttgaATATATAGAACGAAACCTACATCCACGTAGtatgtatgatttggattgaatATTATTGCAGGGAATTTCATTCTTCCTAGCCATGGTACTTCGAACAATGCACCCCAATCCACGGCGGAGTATTGAAGATGAGGAAGCCAAACATCCTTTCTTAGATCATAACAGTCAACCTC
This Spinacia oleracea cultivar Varoflay chromosome 6, BTI_SOV_V1, whole genome shotgun sequence DNA region includes the following protein-coding sequences:
- the LOC110796840 gene encoding general transcription and DNA repair factor IIH subunit TFB2 isoform X1 is translated as MPQVKIIAKNFIDMVASLPAVKLDMLYANPFICEAILRSLPPLAKKYVLQMMYIDAPIPAKSLEEWVLPDGLSKHRVAIDRLIQLRVLSETVDRKKETSYEMNKKFQINLQKQLIHGGILPREPMASSSVILPSSEELEIYALEQWEHFLLHLISSNQSEKLTNFSSSMMKVFQRGLLSQRDKEASRLTEYGFQFLLMETNAQLWYIIREYIANAEERGVDPANIISFLLELSFHETGQAYNINTLNEVQLNTIKDLSDLGLVKLQQGRKESWFLPTKLATTLSVSLSDTATRKQGYVVVETNFKMYAYSTSKLHCEIMRLFARIEYELPNLIVGAINKESLYNAFDNGITSDQIVSFLQQNAHPRVAEKVPTVPENVTDQIRLWESDLNRVEMAPAQFYDEFPSKDLFEAVCDFAREYGALLWDDSKKMQLVVKGELHNEMREFLRRQKQ
- the LOC110796840 gene encoding general transcription and DNA repair factor IIH subunit TFB2 isoform X3, with the translated sequence MPQVKIIAKNFIDMVASLPAVKLDMLYANPFICEAILRSLPPLAKKYVLQMMYIDAPIPAKSLEEWVLPDGLSKHRVAIDRLIQLRVLSETVDRKKETSYEMNKKFQINLQKQLIHGGILPREPMASSSVILPSSEELEIYALEQWEHFLLHLISSNQSEKLTNFSSSMMKVFQRGLLSQRDKEASRLTEYGFQFLLMETNAQLWYIIREYIANAEERGVDPANIISFLLELSFHETGQAYNINTLNEVQLNTIKDLSDLGLVKLQQGRKESWFLPTKLATTLSVSLSDTATRKQGYVVVETNFKMYAYSTSKLHCEIMRLFARIEYELPNLIVGAINKESLYNAFDNGITSDQARFFFWII
- the LOC110796840 gene encoding general transcription and DNA repair factor IIH subunit TFB2 isoform X2 → MLLITSLGLRKKETSYEMNKKFQINLQKQLIHGGILPREPMASSSVILPSSEELEIYALEQWEHFLLHLISSNQSEKLTNFSSSMMKVFQRGLLSQRDKEASRLTEYGFQFLLMETNAQLWYIIREYIANAEERGVDPANIISFLLELSFHETGQAYNINTLNEVQLNTIKDLSDLGLVKLQQGRKESWFLPTKLATTLSVSLSDTATRKQGYVVVETNFKMYAYSTSKLHCEIMRLFARIEYELPNLIVGAINKESLYNAFDNGITSDQIVSFLQQNAHPRVAEKVPTVPENVTDQIRLWESDLNRVEMAPAQFYDEFPSKDLFEAVCDFAREYGALLWDDSKKMQLVVKGELHNEMREFLRRQKQ
- the LOC110796842 gene encoding tetraspanin-19; translated protein: MSTVKYPRLLTMDKAAENCIKTTLKLANSIMAIAGIAILMYSVWMIVVCLREYYKYPFSWFLWGSIGTGIIFCFLACIGHIAASTKNNHLLSSYIVFMFLVILVECLITADICLNDDWDKDFPKDHTKRFNHFMHFVDNNIDNFRCLCVLIAFSQGISFFLAMVLRTMHPNPRRSIEDEEAKHPFLDHNSQPPSPLPYALGHPDPYYYPSPPPYVHGYGYTPDVPVIDKGEHVAPTLKAPSKDC